Part of the Streptomyces sp. NBC_01471 genome is shown below.
CCAGGAAGTCCAGGAAGTCCAGGAAGTCGCGGAAGTCGACGGCGCGGTGCCGCTCCGAGAGCTGGCTGATGACCTTGCCGGTGGCGGTGTTCAGGGCGGCGAACAGGTCTACGGTGCCGTGCCGCACGTAGTCGAAGCTGTGTCGTTCGGGGACGCCGGGCATCATCGCAGGACCGGAGCCGTTCGCTCCAGGGCCTGGATCTGCGGCTTCTCGTCCACGGAGAAGACGGCCGCGTTCGCCGACGGGGCCAGATAGCGCCCCACGACGTCGCGGATCTTGTCGATCAGGAGCGGATCCGTGGAGATCTTGAAGGTCTCCGTCCGCCGCGGCTGCAGACCGAAGGCCCGCCAGATCCGGTGCACGCTGGTGGGCGAGATCCCCACGGTCTTCGCCAGTTCCCGCTTGGACCAGTGCGTCGAGCCCCGCGGTGTCCCCTCGAGCGTGCGCACTACCACCTCCTCGACCTGCGCGTCGGTGATGGTGCGTGGCACACCCGGGCGTACATCGCGCCGTGTCCGCTCCGGTGCTCGGCCGTAAGACAGAACTCGACCAACGTCTCTACTGGACCGTCGGTGTACAGAAGTGCGTCGGCGAGCTCGAAGAGGCATCGCCGCGCTTGTACAGGCAGTCGTAGAACTCGACCCCGAAAATGGAACAACACACTCAACGCGTCACCTACAGACGCGTCGACGGTGAGACTCATGGGCAGCGGCCGGTCTCTTGTGCTTCCTGACTCGACATCTCGAAGCGTGGAGAACGGCCGTGCTTGCTGTCCCGGGAATGACCGCAGAGCAGCAGGTCGGGTGACCCGCGAGGTGAAAATAACAGGCTAAGCCCGCTGGTCGGGTACCCAGCTGCCGTGGACACCAGCGGGGACCCGTCGCGGCATCTCCACGGTGGCCACCCGGGTCATGCCCTGGGCGTCCAGGACCAGCAGCTCTGATCCGTGGGCCGTGCCGTGCTCGACCATCGACAGGAGCCATCCGGCGTCTTCCGGGGCGCCGGCGCCGTGTGCGGGCACGAAGACCGCTTCACCCGGCGAGGAGCCGTTCCCGGTTCCGTAGGCCTGCGAGGTTCCCGCGAGGGTGTCGTACTTCAGGATGGCATTTTCGGTGACGGTGTAGAGATAACGGCTGGGCCGTCCGGTCAGGTCGTCGTTGATGGTGGGCAGCTCCACACCGCGGTCGTCGAGCGGCTGCTCGCTGACCGTGCCGGTGGCGGGGTCGAGCCGCCACCGGTGTACGCGGCCGCCCTGGGTCTCTCTCAGCAGCCATCCGGTGTCGGCCACCGGATTCTCGACGGGCCCGCCCGCGAGGTTGCTGGTGCGTACCCAGCAGTTGCGGTACCACTCAGCACGGCCGTTGCGCAGATAGCCGGGCAACGTGGTGCCCTCATAGGGGATGGTGACCGGTTCGACGCGCGGCGTGAACAGCTCCGCGGCCGCGCGGAAGCACTCGACGCCGCGATCGTAGGCATGCTCGTGCCGCGGGTCGCACGGGCGCCGCGACCCAGTTCGTACAGGCGAGTTCGGGGGCACTGCCGTGGTCTCGCACATCCAAGTCTCGCTATGCGCAAGACCACCGTCACACGCCCTGTTCCCGGCAGGGGTTAGCGTTGAGAGACACTGCGAGGCGTCCCCGACTCGCCGACGCTGGCCGGCTTGCAGCCAGTCAGCACGGCACCGTCAGGACTCTCGTTGGCGCACTGCACTGGCGGTGACGGGCAAAGGTCCTCGTCGGTCCCTCCCCTCACCGGTTGGCAACCCGTGCCCACCCCTTCACCGACGGGGACGTCCACGCCGATCTCACTGGAGAGCTTCGCTGCCTGGTCCTTATCGGGGTAGTTGGGACAACACCAGGTGCCGGCAACCATCACACGAACGGCAGGCGCGGACGGGGCACCAGTCGCGGCGCCCGTACCGCTCAGCAGGCCAAGGGCCAACACGGCACCGGCTGCCAGAGTCAGAGCCCTGCGCATCAGACGTCCTCCAAAACCATGCGCCCCGCACCGGCCGCCGCGTCAACCACACAGCACCGGAGGGGGCACAGAACAGGCCGGCCGGATCCCAGGCCGACACCAGCACCGTGCCCCCCAGCTCAAGACCCGCTCACCCCAACACCCGTACGTCCCATGAAGAACCGTTCCCCCCCCTCGTCCGCTTCAGTGAGCCCGAAGCACACGCCGACACCGGCGCGCGCCCGCACACCACCCCCAGGGCGAACAGGCAACCTGGAGGCCTGACGGCAGGCGGGAACGGCAACGTACCGGGGCACAGAGAACTCGGACAGCGACACGAACCGCCTAGCGGTCCGACCGCGCCGCTGGTGCCGTACCGGCCCGGAGGGGGCGGCTGTCGCTGCGGCGCCGCTTGCAGCGGTGCCCGGTAGTGAGGTCGCCAGCGGAGGGGGCTACCCGTTCGGGTGAACCTCCCCGTGCGGTCTGGTTACCCATTGGAGTCATTCGGCACTGTGGGTAGTCAAGTATTGGGTGTGTGCAAGGGAGGCTCCTCATGACGGTGTTCAGGAAATCGCGTGTCGTTGCCGTGACGGTTGCTGCGGCGTGTGTTCTCACCGCGGGTGCGGTCGCGGTCGCGGTGCCGGGCAAGGCACCCGCCGCGCCGGCTGCCGCGCCGGTCGCGGTGGCTCCGTACGCGCGGGCCGCAGCGGTCGTCGACGCGGCGGGCAGGTTGGTGCGGGGCAAGGGCATCGCCTCGGTACGGCGCCTCTCGGCGGGCCTGTACTGCGTGAAGGTCTCCGCCTCCGGTTTCGACATCAGCACCGCGGTGACCCAGGTGTCCGCGAACCTGAGTGCCGACCGGAACTCCATCGTCGAGGTGGCCCGTTCCCGGCAGCCCGGGTGCGGGAACACCGCCACGTCGGTACTGGTGCGGACCGCCGCGGGCCCCACCCGCAAGGACGAGGCCTTCACGATGATCGTCGTCTGACCCCGGTCGCCACACGGCCGTACACGTCGTCACGGAACGCGGCGTCGTCTCTTGGGACTGGCTCTGCCCGGCGACGAGACGGTTCCTCCTGCCTGCCCCGGGACGCCCCTTGGACAGGTGCGCTGCCGAGGGGCAGGGCGATGTTTCGGCGGGCCGGCGGCTGGCAGCCGGTGAGCTCCGGCCCGCTCCCGGGGCCGGAGTGCGGGCGGCACAGGGCGCGATCGGGGTCGTAGACGCAGGTGACGAAGGCCCCGGGGTGCATGTGCGGGTCGTGCCGGGCCATGATCCGTTGCAGGCGGGCTTCGCCGGTGACGACGCTGTCTGTTCGGGTGGGGGGTGGCGCCCGCCACAATGCGTTCATGAGCGCATATAAGTCCTGCCGCCTGGCCTGCCCGACTGGGAGCGTTGTGGGGTCATGGGCGTCGTCAACCTCACCCCGGACTCGTTCTCGGACGGCGGGCTCTGGCTGGACCCCGATCGAGCTTTAGTCCACGGTTGGGAGATGGTTGCCCAAGGCGCGACGTGGTCGACGTCGGCGGCGAGTCGACAAGCCCGGGTGCTGTGCGGATCACCTGCGAGGAGGAACTGCGGCGGGTGGTCCCGGTCGTCCGGGGTCTGGCCGGAGGCGGTGCGTTGATCAGCGTGGACACCATGCGCGCGGATGTGGCAGAGGCTGCGGTGGATGCGGGGGCGCGCGCATCATCAATGACGGCAGCGGGGGGCGCGCAGACGCTCGTATGGTGCGCGTGGCCGCGGAGGCGGGTGTCCCCTTCGTCGTGATGCACTGGCGGGGGCAGTCTGCTCGCATGGATGAACTGGCTGGCTACGGGGATGTTGTGGGCGAGGCCATCGAGGAAGTCGAGCTGGCTTTATTCACGAGTAGTGCCGTCAGTTGTTCACGGGTTTGGGAGGCACCCAGATCCACGGGCGGGTGATGTTCACGAGTTTCGACAGCACTGGGGTACTTGCCAGGGCAGCATCGGGGTGCTCCTGGCGAAAGGTCCTGGTCATGCCGCAGATGTCCAAGGTCGAGCTGTACGCGGCGATCCTGCGTGATCACCGCTCCGGTATGAAGATGCGCGAGCTTGAGCGCAAGTACAACGTGTCGTGGCGAACTGTGAAGAAGGCCGTGGACTCGGTCTGGCCGGAGCCCCGCAAGAAGCTTCCGCCGCGGCCGACCGCGCTGGATCCGTACAAGCCGGTCATCGACGAGATGCTGCGGACAGACCTTGACGCGCCGCGCAAGCAACGGCACACGATCACCCGGAACTTCCACCGGCTGGTCGAGGAGCACAGTGCCGACGTCTCGTACCAGATGGTCCGGCGCTACGTCTCCGACCGGAAGCCGGTGATCCTCGCGGCCTCGGGCAAGGCTCCGATGGAAGCGTTCGTTCCTCAGTCCCGTCTGCCCGGTCACGAGGCGGAGGTCGACTTCGGCGACGTCACGGTGCGTCTGGCCGGCGAGCTGGTGACCTGCTATTTGTTCTCGCTTCGCCTCTCCTACTCGGGCAAGGCCGTGCACCGGGTTTTCGCTTCGTGCGGCCAGGAGGCGTTCTTCGAGGGGCACGTGTATGCGCTTCGGACGCTGGGCGGTGCCGGACCAAGATCCGCTACGACAACCTCAAGTCGGCCGTCGCCCGGGTGCTGGGGCTGAGCCGGGGAGGGTGGAGACCGACCGGTGGATCGCCTTCCGCTCGCACTTCAACATTGAGAGCTTCTACTGCCGCCCCGGCATCGAAGGCGCCCACGAGAAGGGTGGCGTCGAAGGGATGATCGGCTACTTCCGCCGCAACCACTTCACCCCGGCCCGGAAGTCGACTCCCTCGCTGAGCTCAACGAGATGGTCGACCAGTGGGACCTGCACGACGGACACCGCCGGATCGGCTCGCGGCCTCGGACCGTGGACGAGTACTTCGCCGTCGAGCACCCGCTGCTGATGCCGCTGCCTCAGGAGCCCTTCGAGACGGGCCGGTTGTTCACGCCACGGGTCGACCGCTACAGCCAGATCAACGTCCGAACCAACCGCTCTCGGTCCCGACCCGTTTCATCGGCAAACGGGTGCGGGTCGTCCTGCACGCCTCTCACCTGGTGGTTTACGACAGGAACGTCGAGCTGGCCCGGCACGAGAGGCTGATCCCGAAGGGTGGGTTGCGCCTGGACCTGGACCACTATCTCGAAGCCCTCATCCCCGGCGCCACGGCCCTGGAACAGGCCCGGTCCGCAGGCAAGTTCACCCCGGTCCACGACGCCTGGTGGGCCCAGGCCCGCAAGGTTCACGGCGAGCGGGACGGCACCCGGGCGTTGATCGAGGTCCTGCTGCTGAACCGCCACCTCGCCCACGAGCACGTCGTCGCGGGACTGGCCACCGCTCTGCGGGCCGGAGCTCTGACCGCCGACGCCGTCGCACCAGCGGCGGCGGCCATCATGAGGGAGAAGCCCAGTGACCCTGCCCCGCCAGCGAGGCTTGACCGAACAGGCCGCCGACGCGGCGATCGACACCGCCTGCCGCCTGCTGCGGCTTCCGTCGATCCGCAACGAGATCGCCGATCGGGCGATCAAGGACCAGATGACCTACCGCGGCTTCCTCGCCGAGCTGCTGATGACCGAGTGCGACGACCGGGCCAGGCGCCGTTCGGAACGACGGATCAAGGCTGCGGGCATTCCACGGGAGAAGCCCCTGCGGGCCTTCGACTTCGATGCCAACCCCAACATCGACGCCGCCACCATCCATACCCTCGCAAGCTGCGAATGGATCAAGAAGAGCCAGCCGCTCTGCCTGATCGGCGACTCCGGCACGGGCAAGTCCCACATGCTCATCGCCCTGGGCACCGAGGCCGCGATGAAGGGCTACCGGGTCCGCTACGCGCTGGTCACGAAGCTGGTGAACGAGCCGGTTGAGGCCGCCGATGAGAAGAAGCTGAACAAGGCCATCGCCCGTTACGGGCGTGTTGATCTGCTCTGCATAGACGAGCTCGGCTATATGGAACTCGACCGCCGCGGCGCCGAACTTCTCTTCCAGGTCCTGATCGAACGCGAGGAGAAGACCAGCGTCGCGATCGCCTCCAACGAGTCCTTCGGCGGCTGGACCAAGACCTTCACCGACCCCCGCCTCTGCGCGGCCATTGTCGATCGCTGACCTTCAACGGCACGATCATCGAGACCGGCACCTACTCCTACCGCCTCGCCAGCACCCGAGCCCGAGCCGAAGAGCCAGCCAAGGCCGTCTGACGGCGTTCCTGCAACCCGCCACCCTTCACGGGTGGTGGGGCGCCAACCAGCTGGTTGTCACGGGCCGATGGCACCGTTCTGCTCCAAGTCGTCCATGAACTGTTCATGCCCCCTCAGCTCACGCCCTCTGCCTGGGCTCGTCAGGACGACGGTCTTCGCCTCCGCGAGCGACGTGGGGCCCGCCCCCAGCAGTTCACGCGTGATCACCACCGCATCAAGCACCTCGACCCGGCGCCCACTCAAAAGCCGCTGCACGGACGCCATTCCGCCGTCCCCTGTCAACAGCGGTCGGCACTCGTCGACGAGCACTTCAAGGCGGGCCGTCCTCTCTGGGCTCAGCCCACTGATCGCCATCGCGCTGTTCCTTCCCTCGCAGATCCGAACTCCTTCCCCGATCATCCCGGACGCTCGGGTATCAGACTGACTTCATTTCTCGTGAACATCAGCGAGCCAGTCGATCACCAACTGCCTCCCAGACTGCTGAACAAACGCTGCCGCTTGGAGTGAACGAAGCCAGACCCCTATCTGGCAGTTCCCGACCTTGCCCAGGGTGCCGGAGTACTGCCTGGCCACCCCGGGTGAGGACGTGCCGTCTTTCGGGAACCCGGTGTCGTCCACCACCCACACCTGAGGCCGCACCACCGCCACCGCCCGGCGGGCCAGCCTCGTTCGAACAGTGTCCACCGGCCAGGTAGAGGAGGTCGTGAACTGCTGCAACTGCTGATGGTCCACACCGAGGCGTCCAACCATCGGCTGCATCGACTTCCGGCGCCCGTCCAACAGCTGGCCCCGCAGATAGAGGCTGCCCTTCACTCGCTGGTCAGCATGCGACCAAGGCGCGAAAACCTCCCCAGCGAACTCTTCCAACCGGCCCCTGCACGAAGCGAGTTCATTCGCCCTCATACCAGCAGGAAACCACCAGGGCGACCACTTGCCCAGAGACGTAACAAAGCCCTACTAGGTGGAATGAGCACGGGCCCGGATGTAGGGGGACGCACGTGGGCCCGTGCTTCATTCCGGAGCGTTAGCCGTGGCTGTGCATCACTTCCACGATTGCCGCCCACAGAACGCGAACGCCCAATGCAACGGCGAATCGCTTAGCCAGCTCAGCAAGCAGTTCCGCTCGTTGGGTCGCCTTTCGGTTGCCCATGCCCCTCACCCCCTCCTGGTTTCAGCGCCAACGGCATCCCGGTTGGGTGCCGTTGGCGTCGATCCCCCACGAAGAGAGGTACTGAGCAACCCCCAGATTAGCGGACCTAGTTGGTCACCGGACAGGAATCCTTGAACCCCTGCACCGGGCGACCAGAAGGCGATTGCCGAATTTACGGCCATGCTGACGCTGACTCCGTCATCCTGGCCCCCATCCAACCCGAACACCGAGACCCCCTCTCACCAGCAGAGTCCGGTGCTGCCGTACACGAATCCTCGGTATCTGGACCGCCCCTCACCGCATGCGGCGAGCCCCCCAGTCCCCGGCCCACCACGACAGCCGCATGAAGAAGGCTGCCGGCATCGGCTCCCTGTCCATCATCTGCAACAAGGACATCTGGACGGACACGCTTCCCAACAGCCTGAAGAAGGTCGCCACCGTGCCCGCCGGCGGAGGGTGAGGCCAACGCGGGATGGTCCGGATCACACTCACCGGTGCCCAGCTCGTCACGTACTTCGACCAGCTCGACCACTTCGGCGACGGTCCGGAGGCAACGGCTCGATCCGCGCCCACTGCGCATCAGTCAACGACACACCCAGACCAACGATCGGATGATCCGAACGAAACGGCCTAGTACTCCAGCCGTACTTCTCTATTAGTGCTGGTCAGCGGCTTGTGTGTGGGGATTGTAGTGGGGTGGATCGGAGTGCGGGGCGGTCTTAGCGGACCGTCCCGCGAACGTGTGACCACGCCGGATGTAGTGGCAGCGGACCGAGCAGTCCGCAGGTGTGATCAATGATGTGCCCACGAGCGCCTGGGGCCATGAACTCGAGAACCTGTTCCTCCGGGCCGGAGCCTGCTTCGCAAGAATTGAACCCCGGCGCCGGATGCGCGACTACGTACGAGGACTGCTGGGTCCGGTAGGTCGCAAGAACGGCTGGCAACTCGCCGAATACGCCGGCCATGCCACCCCGGACGGGCTGCAGCACCTCCTCTCCCGCAGCCGCTGGGACGCCGACCGCCTCCGCGACGACCTGCAGTCTTACGCGGCAGAACAACTCGGTTCCTCAGATGGCGTGTTGATCATCGA
Proteins encoded:
- a CDS encoding carotenoid oxygenase family protein, translating into MCETTAVPPNSPVRTGSRRPCDPRHEHAYDRGVECFRAAAELFTPRVEPVTIPYEGTTLPGYLRNGRAEWYRNCWVRTSNLAGGPVENPVADTGWLLRETQGGRVHRWRLDPATGTVSEQPLDDRGVELPTINDDLTGRPSRYLYTVTENAILKYDTLAGTSQAYGTGNGSSPGEAVFVPAHGAGAPEDAGWLLSMVEHGTAHGSELLVLDAQGMTRVATVEMPRRVPAGVHGSWVPDQRA
- a CDS encoding transposase, which produces MRANELASCRGRLEEFAGEVFAPWSHADQRVKGSLYLRGQLLDGRRKSMQPMVGRLGVDHQQLQQFTTSSTWPVDTVRTRLARRAVAVVRPQVWVVDDTGFPKDGTSSPGVARQYSGTLGKVGNCQIGVWLRSLQAAAFVQQSGRQLVIDWLADVHEK